One genomic segment of Impatiens glandulifera chromosome 6, dImpGla2.1, whole genome shotgun sequence includes these proteins:
- the LOC124941809 gene encoding uncharacterized protein LOC124941809 gives MEEAHFSIGNKNKVVVICLLLFLFIMEIPFSHGIRIGISQNNLQVNKHLQLLNKPAIKSIKSPDGDIIDCIHITQQPSFDHPLFQNHTIQMRPSYHPDGLLFGENKMSIGKKSRGLNQLWHRKGKSCPEGTIPVRRTTEDDVFRASSIKSYGKKMKMKMKNKYTRTTTVSEPAKSAEPDIITQSGHQHAIAYVEGGEKYYGAKATMNVWEPQIQETNEFSLSQIWILAGSFSSDLNSIEAGWQVSPDLYGDNNTRLFSYWTNDAYQATGCYNLLCSGFIQINSDIAMGASISPLSTYNGNQYDITILIWKDPKEGNWWMQFGDNHVIGYWPSFLFTYLTDSASMVEWGGEVVNMGEDDQHTTTQMGSGHFPNEGFGKASYFRNIQIVDGTNKLRQPQGIETFTEQSDCYDVKLGRNGDWGNYFYYGGPGRNSNCP, from the exons ATGGAGGAGGCACATTTTAGCATAGGGAATAAGAACAAGGTTGTAGTGATATGTTTGCTGTTATTCCTGTTTATTATGGAAATACCATTCTCTCATGGCATAAGAATTGGTATTTCTCAAAACAATCTCCAAGTTAACAAACACTTGCAGCTCTTGAACAAACCTGCCATCAAATCCATCAAG AGCCCAGATGGAGATATAATTGATTGCATCCATATCACTCAACAGCCTTCTTTTGATCATCCTCTCTTCCAAAACCACACAATTCAG ATGAGACCAAGTTATCATCCAGATGGGTTGTTGTTTGGTGAAAATAAGATGTCAATTGGGAAGAAATCAAGAGGATTGAATCAATTATGGCATAGGAAAGGGAAATCATGTCCAGAAGGGACTATTCCAGTCAGAAGAACAACAGAAGATGATGTTTTCAGAGCAAGTTCTATAAAGAGCTATgggaagaagatgaaaatgaagatgaagaacaagtATACTAGAACAACAACAGTATCTGAACCTGCAAAATCTGCTGAGCCTGATATAATCACTCAAAGTGGCCATCAG CATGCAATAGCATATGTTGAAGGAGGAGAAAAGTATTATGGAGCAAAAGCAACTATGAATGTATGGGAACCTCAAATACAGGAAACAAATGAATTTAGCTtatctcaaatatggattcttgCTGGTTCTTTTTCATCTGATCTAAACAGTATTGAAGCTGGCTGGCAAGTCAGCCCAGACTTATATGGAGATAACAATACAAGACTCTTCTCATATTGGACA AATGATGCTTATCAGGCAACAGGATGTTACAATCTGCTTTGTTCAGGGTTTATACAGATCAATAGTGATATTGCAATGGGTGCTTCTATCTCCCCTCTTTCTACTTACAATGGAAACCAATATGATATTACCATTCTTATTTGGAAG GACCCGAAAGAAGGAAATTGGTGGATGCAATTCGGGGATAATCATGTAATAGGATATTGGCCATCGTTCTTATTTACTTACTTAACCGATAGTGCATCAATGGTAGAATGGGGAGGAGAGGTTGTGAACATGGGAGAAGACGATCAACACACCACAACTCAAATGGGAAGTGGTCATTTTCCAAATGAAGGATTTGGAAAAGCTAGCTACTTTAGGAATATTCAAATTGTTGACGGTACTAACAAACTTAGGCAACCGCAGGGAATTGAAACTTTCACGGAGCAATCGGATTGCTACGACGTTAAATTGGGACGAAATGGCGATTGGGGTAATTACTTTTATTATGGTGGACCTGGAAGAAACTCTAATTGCCCTTGa